The Aulosira sp. FACHB-615 genome includes a window with the following:
- a CDS encoding RAMP superfamily protein — protein sequence MTVIPDPAKKVPMMFRAQINGRCQIQRLVPGAEEQDATRWADEWVDKAYPNLPETGAEVQTRTYTLTWRFITNSGQDDGVIRPVIGARGWPFYPGSSMKGIFRRACTKEQAALYCGTILADGELQPGILRFHGGYPTDTAWTENLVDIVHPQQNWQVGIEKKNVKIVNPQQDWQVKKENKPSSAFIQISLYKPELQFGISSNAKNVDWQTVWEIWEKALSTGIGCRVCAGYGQPEQHKGNILYQARIKGQGQAAKLIDGTGEFRANIFRAGLRGHALRIFGGLTNADMAEQIVNNLFGSVQGKGNIGLLGMSFRDSRLEIESFGRGSYAQPTYNVEGELVWLLASKLADSQQEEALKKLVADLTRFAVVLGGFGKSWRRADHRLFYEEYYEEGYKPLIGCHWQWLGERSLIRDVQVRKLEQVGEFIDKVRQTAQDWMQLQGITPSPKQPTTWREAWHPQNVQVWGRQANDKEDSEAIFWLHGPYQEAISRTQPEGSIYRSSITGQMGQIGRLWHRMYPLVRLVKDPKNPNKPIPKTTVGYLELLTLFPDDSPESKQFVKFLNFQQNQAKGFQKLWPRSPS from the coding sequence ATGACTGTCATTCCCGACCCCGCTAAAAAAGTTCCAATGATGTTTCGGGCGCAGATTAATGGACGTTGCCAAATTCAAAGGCTGGTTCCTGGTGCAGAAGAACAAGACGCTACACGTTGGGCTGATGAATGGGTAGATAAAGCTTATCCTAATCTCCCCGAAACTGGGGCTGAAGTTCAAACTCGGACTTACACCTTAACTTGGCGATTTATTACCAATAGCGGTCAAGATGATGGTGTAATTCGCCCGGTGATTGGCGCGAGGGGCTGGCCGTTTTATCCTGGTAGCAGTATGAAGGGGATTTTTCGTCGCGCTTGCACCAAAGAACAAGCAGCATTGTACTGCGGCACAATTTTGGCTGATGGAGAATTGCAACCAGGAATTTTACGTTTTCATGGTGGTTATCCTACTGATACTGCCTGGACGGAAAATTTAGTAGACATTGTGCATCCGCAGCAGAATTGGCAAGTTGGGATTGAGAAAAAAAATGTAAAGATTGTGAATCCGCAGCAAGATTGGCAAGTCAAGAAAGAAAATAAACCATCAAGCGCGTTTATCCAAATTTCCTTGTATAAACCAGAACTACAATTTGGCATTTCTAGTAACGCTAAAAATGTAGATTGGCAGACAGTCTGGGAAATATGGGAAAAGGCACTTTCCACAGGCATTGGTTGTCGTGTCTGTGCTGGCTACGGGCAACCAGAACAACACAAGGGCAATATTCTTTACCAAGCACGCATCAAAGGCCAGGGACAAGCAGCCAAGTTAATTGATGGCACAGGGGAGTTTCGCGCTAATATTTTTCGGGCTGGTTTGCGGGGTCATGCTTTGCGAATTTTTGGCGGGTTGACGAATGCAGACATGGCAGAGCAAATTGTCAACAATTTGTTTGGTAGTGTCCAAGGTAAGGGCAATATCGGGCTTTTGGGGATGAGTTTTCGAGATTCTCGGTTAGAGATAGAAAGCTTTGGCAGAGGTTCCTACGCCCAACCTACTTATAATGTTGAGGGTGAATTAGTTTGGTTACTGGCTAGTAAACTGGCTGATTCTCAACAAGAAGAAGCTTTGAAAAAATTGGTAGCTGATTTAACGCGGTTCGCTGTTGTGTTAGGTGGTTTTGGCAAATCTTGGCGACGGGCAGATCATCGCCTATTTTATGAAGAATACTACGAAGAGGGATACAAACCGCTAATTGGTTGTCACTGGCAATGGTTGGGAGAGCGATCGCTCATTCGAGATGTGCAAGTGCGTAAACTAGAGCAAGTGGGCGAATTTATCGATAAAGTGCGGCAAACTGCCCAAGATTGGATGCAGTTGCAAGGCATCACCCCCAGCCCCAAACAACCAACTACTTGGCGCGAAGCATGGCATCCCCAAAACGTGCAAGTCTGGGGACGACAAGCCAATGACAAAGAAGACAGTGAAGCTATTTTTTGGCTGCATGGCCCTTACCAAGAAGCAATTTCGAGAACGCAGCCAGAAGGTTCAATTTACCGTTCGTCAATTACCGGACAGATGGGGCAAATCGGTAGACTTTGGCATCGAATGTACCCGCTTGTTCGCCTAGTCAAAGATCCCAAAAATCCTAATAAACCTATACCCAAAACCACCGTTGGCTATTTAGAACTGCTGACGCTGTTTCCCGATGATTCACCCGAATCAAAACAGTTTGTCAAGTTTCTAAATTTCCAGCAAAATCAAGCCAAAGGTTTTCAGAAACTCTGGCCGCGATCGCCATCATAA
- a CDS encoding RAMP superfamily CRISPR-associated protein, whose amino-acid sequence MYKKAYGIIETLAPLHVGASAGEETGNLNLIFRDQFTQTGIIPGSSIRGRFRADMRSHEQGTERTWYGHEAVLGEENTTTEALVKFEYASLVWLPVFCPGQPIVWVTCPWLLKRYKQITGINANLPDPYTAPKALQGRQVDTNRKVLFFNLGFIEIQKDEDLSDWIPTGSNLNPNNLVVVDNNDIAMLHDMALYRQSRVKLADSEKKVEGGAFFNVEALPEGSILIFPIALKQTGWQPFGNDASDELYFGGLESIGFGRCQVTLGGAYK is encoded by the coding sequence ATGTACAAAAAAGCCTACGGCATCATCGAAACCTTAGCACCTCTGCACGTCGGTGCAAGTGCGGGAGAAGAAACCGGGAATTTGAACTTAATTTTCCGTGACCAATTTACCCAAACTGGGATTATTCCTGGTAGTTCAATTCGTGGTAGATTTCGGGCAGATATGCGATCGCACGAACAAGGTACAGAAAGAACATGGTATGGTCACGAAGCTGTATTAGGTGAAGAAAACACCACCACCGAAGCCTTAGTTAAGTTTGAATACGCCTCCTTAGTCTGGCTACCTGTTTTCTGTCCCGGACAACCGATTGTTTGGGTAACTTGTCCTTGGTTACTCAAACGTTACAAGCAAATTACTGGCATCAATGCAAATCTACCAGACCCTTACACAGCACCCAAAGCTTTGCAAGGTCGTCAAGTAGACACTAACCGTAAAGTTTTGTTTTTTAACTTAGGCTTTATCGAAATCCAGAAAGATGAAGACCTCTCAGATTGGATACCAACCGGATCTAACTTGAATCCAAACAACTTAGTTGTAGTTGATAACAATGATATTGCCATGCTGCACGACATGGCACTTTACCGCCAAAGCCGAGTCAAACTTGCCGACAGCGAAAAGAAAGTAGAAGGCGGTGCATTTTTTAACGTCGAAGCTTTACCAGAAGGAAGTATCTTAATTTTTCCAATTGCCTTGAAACAAACAGGTTGGCAACCCTTTGGAAATGATGCGTCTGATGAACTTTATTTTGGTGGACTAGAGTCAATTGGCTTTGGTCGTTGTCAAGTTACTTTAGGGGGAGCATATAAATAA
- a CDS encoding type III-B CRISPR module-associated Cmr3 family protein, which translates to MSVVEISGRDSSSNATTESLFKYLVVIEPLGFLYGSAGRFLSPDNLVGRSGTSFPPSTASLSGLFSATYTQEESDEEKRKAKIEPLHFAGPFWAKSCSPQNFYVPTPFNCLVKKGEAKISYQLSWNGAKWQNQNEESPSDKFESSHWLAIEDWEKLTSIDWSNPPKVKKSPWKPVPQLHPQLREDERCVKIEKLEDGSERGSLFLENGVQLDPDYCLVYLCNDKVNDGWYRFGGEGHIVDVRCLPLDESIKNLLTQDVGKSFALITPAIWGSNRLSTRYPEAWDSELYLDTLLTERPHPSRYRLGGEGKTKRLSRGRYAIPAGTVYVMKTPLKAWQTWNPEWFPKEGPSFKRWGSGLALPFNS; encoded by the coding sequence ATGTCAGTAGTAGAAATATCAGGTAGGGATTCTAGCAGTAATGCTACAACAGAGTCACTTTTTAAGTATTTGGTAGTCATTGAACCATTAGGTTTTTTATATGGCAGTGCTGGCAGATTTTTATCACCAGACAACTTAGTAGGACGTTCCGGGACAAGCTTTCCCCCAAGCACAGCCAGCTTATCTGGTTTATTTTCGGCTACATATACCCAAGAGGAATCTGACGAAGAAAAGCGCAAAGCCAAAATCGAACCTTTACATTTTGCTGGCCCTTTTTGGGCAAAAAGTTGTTCTCCGCAGAACTTTTATGTGCCGACACCTTTTAATTGTTTAGTTAAGAAAGGAGAAGCAAAAATTTCATATCAATTAAGTTGGAATGGAGCCAAATGGCAAAATCAAAATGAAGAATCACCATCAGATAAATTTGAAAGTAGCCATTGGTTAGCAATAGAAGACTGGGAAAAATTAACATCAATTGATTGGAGTAACCCGCCAAAAGTCAAAAAATCACCTTGGAAACCAGTTCCACAATTGCACCCCCAACTAAGAGAAGATGAACGGTGCGTCAAGATAGAAAAACTAGAAGACGGCAGCGAAAGAGGCAGTTTATTTTTAGAAAACGGAGTTCAACTAGACCCCGATTACTGCTTAGTTTATCTCTGCAATGACAAAGTTAATGATGGTTGGTATCGCTTTGGCGGTGAGGGACATATAGTAGATGTGCGATGTCTGCCATTGGATGAATCTATCAAAAATCTGCTCACACAAGATGTTGGCAAGAGTTTCGCTTTAATTACCCCAGCAATTTGGGGGTCAAATCGCCTATCAACTCGCTATCCAGAGGCGTGGGATAGCGAACTGTATTTAGACACCCTGTTGACTGAACGTCCCCACCCTTCCCGCTATCGACTTGGTGGTGAAGGCAAAACCAAACGCCTATCACGGGGACGTTATGCAATTCCGGCGGGAACCGTTTATGTCATGAAAACACCCCTCAAAGCTTGGCAAACATGGAACCCTGAATGGTTCCCCAAAGAAGGCCCTTCCTTCAAACGCTGGGGAAGCGGACTAGCCCTACCCTTTAACAGTTAG
- a CDS encoding type III-B CRISPR-associated protein Cas10/Cmr2, with the protein MANQVYTAITFAPVQGFIEKSRKLRDLYGSSFILSYLASTICRKARDKGFWVVSPATINLTQGTPNQIIIKGDFPETEVKEVFDSAWDGVIQTCRQWIEDHVPGEYHWRRTWNLWSSYAWEFFWGQGESITNARGNLDQIKRRRNWTAINWTGESSTLSGADAIAIPSLGSNHPKTYKYETQKNEIKAFYQQLSYAVGHDFIEHIRNELKKKNPEIHSRLVERYGQGFIKFIEERFPKISQQERDELIREYGSGIIDPDEELSIAELIKRLITLEAIASPIGIPTQEIPETYRDLNRLNTKRKKDKLEPDNRWTGWFQGDGDKAGEYLKKLSDIETNNFSLAMITWGENILKKSLNNTGCGRIIYAGGDDFLGVLYRTPPDKRFLGKLVTYLTDKAGKSAPKLAKEITTFRQEFDSRGLHKDVKLSVELRHEFAQIIKDNYKSDGILKEALADAGLKYQEAEILFREPVLKPQECLDWFYNFNSANENALWKQHKQPIGVSVGFVWAAPGVPQREVLQNCRDVEKIAKNQGRDRLAIRILFNGGNYIDWVCPWWCLQEVLQGYCDRHGQTGAKANWGHIYADVALLESRHAFKGEQTEIALALFKIYFPDVNKRLNLKDNKILWNQPEEDNEKKKIISYGILGNKKDCKDANEALNNWIINLAKIGFQLCQ; encoded by the coding sequence ATGGCTAATCAAGTTTACACAGCAATTACTTTTGCACCCGTTCAGGGGTTTATCGAAAAATCTCGAAAGTTACGAGATTTATACGGTAGTTCTTTTATCTTGTCTTATCTAGCCAGTACCATTTGTAGGAAAGCCAGAGATAAAGGATTTTGGGTGGTTTCTCCAGCTACTATCAATTTGACGCAAGGAACTCCTAATCAAATAATTATTAAAGGTGATTTTCCCGAAACAGAAGTTAAAGAAGTTTTCGACTCTGCTTGGGATGGAGTTATACAAACTTGTCGCCAATGGATTGAAGATCATGTTCCTGGTGAATATCATTGGCGAAGAACATGGAATTTATGGTCAAGTTACGCTTGGGAATTTTTTTGGGGACAAGGTGAATCAATTACTAACGCGCGAGGTAATTTAGATCAAATCAAGCGTCGGCGCAATTGGACAGCGATTAACTGGACTGGTGAAAGTTCAACCTTATCTGGTGCAGATGCGATCGCAATTCCCAGTCTAGGTAGTAATCATCCTAAAACCTATAAATATGAAACTCAAAAAAATGAAATTAAAGCGTTTTACCAGCAGTTAAGTTATGCAGTCGGTCATGATTTTATTGAGCATATTAGAAATGAACTCAAGAAAAAGAATCCAGAAATACATAGCAGGTTAGTTGAGAGATATGGTCAAGGATTTATTAAATTTATTGAAGAAAGATTTCCTAAAATTAGTCAGCAAGAACGTGACGAACTCATTAGGGAATATGGTTCAGGTATTATAGACCCCGATGAGGAATTGAGTATTGCTGAACTGATTAAACGTCTGATTACTTTAGAGGCGATCGCATCTCCTATAGGTATTCCTACACAAGAGATTCCTGAAACATATCGTGATTTAAATCGGCTGAATACAAAGAGAAAAAAAGACAAATTAGAACCTGATAATCGTTGGACTGGCTGGTTTCAAGGTGATGGGGATAAAGCCGGAGAATATCTCAAAAAATTATCAGATATAGAGACTAATAATTTTAGCCTTGCTATGATAACTTGGGGTGAAAACATATTAAAAAAAAGCTTGAATAATACAGGTTGTGGTAGAATAATTTATGCAGGTGGTGATGATTTTTTAGGTGTTTTATATCGCACTCCTCCTGACAAAAGATTTCTCGGAAAATTAGTGACATACTTAACTGATAAAGCAGGAAAATCCGCACCAAAATTAGCAAAAGAAATAACTACTTTCCGACAAGAATTTGACAGTAGAGGTTTACATAAAGACGTAAAACTTTCTGTTGAACTTAGACATGAATTTGCTCAAATCATTAAAGATAATTATAAAAGCGATGGAATTTTAAAAGAAGCACTAGCAGACGCAGGTCTTAAGTATCAAGAAGCAGAAATATTGTTTAGAGAACCTGTACTTAAACCTCAAGAATGCCTTGATTGGTTTTATAACTTTAATTCCGCAAACGAGAACGCCTTATGGAAACAACATAAACAACCAATTGGCGTGAGTGTGGGATTTGTTTGGGCTGCGCCTGGTGTTCCGCAGCGAGAGGTATTACAAAATTGCAGAGATGTAGAGAAAATCGCCAAAAATCAAGGACGCGATCGCCTGGCTATTCGCATCTTGTTTAATGGAGGTAATTATATAGATTGGGTTTGTCCTTGGTGGTGTTTGCAGGAAGTATTGCAAGGATATTGCGATCGCCACGGACAAACAGGCGCAAAAGCCAACTGGGGACATATCTATGCAGATGTGGCGTTACTAGAATCCCGTCACGCGTTTAAAGGTGAACAAACTGAGATAGCTTTAGCTTTGTTTAAAATTTACTTTCCTGATGTAAATAAACGCCTCAATCTTAAAGATAACAAAATCCTCTGGAATCAACCTGAAGAAGACAATGAAAAGAAAAAAATTATCTCCTATGGCATTTTAGGAAATAAAAAAGACTGCAAGGATGCCAATGAAGCACTAAATAACTGGATTATTAATCTTGCAAAAATAGGATTTCAATTATGTCAGTAG
- a CDS encoding CRISPR-associated protein Csx3, translating into MHSYQIRLEGEVLRVGFNRVLPAQGDRIVRDALELLEQMIDSGQIPGGNRLLIDGPQSVPVAYVMAHKLSHLYQAIAVLDPKIGTPGYKTYIVTISHGSTEYKVGDLIETKEPQPVRSTIKVVLCGPQNSGKSCLRDGLKKTILGNLGAPYPYIITACPDGEGSWHQEAYENDEELAKTTKYINKADFTPEFTQKAANWVKSANQLINIIDVGGKITPENELIMQPATHAVILSGKIDEFAEWEEFCHKLGLKVIAKIYSQLDAAQDEVFLAHNWQ; encoded by the coding sequence ATGCACAGCTACCAAATCCGTTTAGAAGGCGAAGTTTTACGAGTAGGATTTAATCGAGTTTTACCAGCGCAGGGCGATCGCATTGTGCGCGACGCTCTAGAATTATTAGAACAGATGATAGATTCTGGGCAAATTCCTGGGGGAAATCGCCTATTGATTGACGGGCCGCAATCTGTACCTGTAGCTTATGTGATGGCGCATAAACTATCACATTTATATCAGGCGATCGCTGTTCTAGATCCCAAAATTGGCACACCAGGATACAAAACTTATATAGTCACCATTTCCCACGGTTCCACAGAATACAAAGTTGGTGATTTAATCGAAACTAAAGAACCCCAACCCGTGCGTTCAACTATCAAAGTGGTATTGTGCGGCCCGCAGAATTCTGGTAAATCATGTTTGCGAGATGGACTAAAAAAGACTATTTTAGGAAACTTAGGCGCACCTTATCCATATATAATTACAGCTTGTCCTGATGGCGAAGGTTCATGGCATCAAGAAGCTTATGAAAATGATGAAGAACTAGCTAAAACTACCAAATACATCAATAAAGCCGATTTTACCCCAGAATTTACCCAAAAAGCAGCTAATTGGGTTAAAAGTGCTAATCAGCTAATTAATATTATTGACGTTGGTGGTAAAATCACACCAGAAAATGAGCTAATTATGCAGCCAGCAACCCACGCAGTTATCTTATCAGGAAAAATAGACGAATTTGCTGAGTGGGAAGAATTTTGTCATAAACTAGGATTAAAAGTAATTGCCAAAATTTATAGCCAATTAGATGCAGCACAGGACGAAGTTTTTCTAGCTCATAATTGGCAATAA
- a CDS encoding CRISPR-associated protein produces the protein MFLSVLGNALTQILFNIFGETTNASVGIALGSVLIFIFSVWFLAKSLAKMRSPEVDLGKLPPKKHKGLLLLVSRDEPCRKALEYHLPQLECCWLICSTQSIDIAKKLKQDFSKLTIAEPIVVNDIYDPLEFYHVVRKIYKSLPSGWTMEDAIADFTGMTAQASVGMVLASLSVQSPLQYTPAELQDGQVTGRSFNPIEITLKQQFRK, from the coding sequence ATGTTTTTATCTGTGCTGGGTAATGCACTCACCCAAATTTTATTTAACATTTTTGGTGAGACTACAAACGCCTCTGTGGGAATTGCTTTGGGTTCTGTATTGATTTTTATTTTTTCGGTGTGGTTTTTGGCTAAGTCATTGGCTAAAATGCGATCGCCTGAAGTTGATTTAGGCAAGTTACCACCCAAAAAGCACAAAGGACTCTTGTTATTAGTCAGCCGAGATGAACCTTGTCGCAAGGCCTTAGAATATCATCTGCCACAATTAGAATGTTGCTGGTTGATTTGTTCTACCCAGTCAATTGATATTGCCAAAAAATTAAAACAAGATTTTTCTAAATTAACAATTGCTGAACCAATCGTAGTTAATGATATCTACGACCCTCTAGAGTTTTATCACGTTGTGCGAAAAATTTATAAAAGCCTGCCCTCTGGATGGACAATGGAAGATGCGATCGCAGATTTTACAGGGATGACTGCCCAAGCTAGTGTTGGTATGGTACTTGCTTCTTTATCTGTACAAAGTCCCTTACAATACACCCCAGCCGAATTACAAGATGGACAAGTAACAGGACGTTCTTTCAACCCCATTGAAATTACTCTCAAGCAGCAGTTCCGCAAATAG
- a CDS encoding nuclear transport factor 2 family protein has product MSSIAIETIIAAYFSNITAMNPEGWIENFAEDAVSHDPVGEPPVKIRGDYHRFIGQLQAVFEKLAATTEHIFVAANEAAVKWTMQGVSKTGKSVSFEGITIFEINQDGKIQTTRAYWNPKQLVAQLR; this is encoded by the coding sequence ATGTCAAGCATCGCTATTGAAACCATCATTGCAGCCTACTTTAGCAACATTACCGCCATGAATCCAGAAGGCTGGATCGAGAACTTTGCTGAAGATGCAGTGAGTCATGACCCAGTTGGTGAACCCCCAGTCAAGATTCGGGGAGATTATCACCGATTTATCGGGCAATTGCAAGCTGTATTTGAGAAACTAGCCGCAACAACTGAACATATTTTTGTCGCTGCTAATGAAGCAGCCGTCAAGTGGACAATGCAGGGAGTAAGTAAAACTGGTAAATCAGTCAGCTTTGAAGGAATCACAATTTTTGAGATTAACCAAGACGGCAAAATTCAAACAACCCGCGCCTATTGGAACCCCAAACAATTGGTAGCACAGTTGCGGTAG
- a CDS encoding CHASE2 domain-containing protein, giving the protein MISGILQYLRTALTRNQDYRDTLTKIHWWRMVVVTGVGVTALVWGMRELKWLQPWELKAYDQMLRSRPPEPSDQRLLIVTITEEDLAKFKWPLSDATINQLLTKLESYQPRVIGLNIYRSDQENLAAGIANQKNIVATCLLSSQGRSEISPPPNFPIDNVGYNDLLSDNQEDQIVRRSLLFAEPTNSNKCATQFSFAGLMAIIYLEKQGINVDFKEKYFHLGKTTFPILTANSGSYVGTDAAGYQTLLNYRHSNHLAQTVTLSQVFNNQINPNWVKDKLVIIGTTATSIYPGVYTPYSASPDHPTRTSNLFIHAQITSQILSTVLDGRPLIWYWPEWLEIIWVLAWSLLGSFLGWRWGHPLMLLVVGGVVLAILIGICGGLFLIAAWIPLIPPATAFVFSSVGMLVYTAYNTQKQTKLIIQQVEQQQEAIAQLNILLQETTSAAEATKIIDQHTHAAATITQPEKRTGDLLLGGRYQISRVLGAGGFGRTYLAKDTQRPGSPTCVVKQLMPARRDPKFLEVARRLFNTEAEILEALGKHPQIPALLAYFEDQQEFYLVEEYIAGHTLHEELAPVHGTKTETFVIEMLKGVLEVLAFVHEHRVIHRDIKPHNIIRSNQDNRLVLIDFGAVKLMQPPTSEQTELPTVAIGTRGYAPPEQFAGHPRLSSDIYALGMMAIQAITGILPQELQPDPDTGNIMWQPKAQISAELRIILDKMVRYHFSDRYQSAAAVLQDLNQITDK; this is encoded by the coding sequence GTGATTAGTGGAATATTACAATACCTGCGAACTGCCTTAACCCGAAATCAAGATTATCGTGACACCTTGACGAAGATTCACTGGTGGCGAATGGTTGTCGTCACTGGTGTGGGAGTTACCGCTTTGGTGTGGGGAATGCGGGAACTGAAGTGGTTACAACCTTGGGAGTTAAAGGCTTATGACCAAATGTTGCGATCGCGCCCTCCAGAACCATCAGATCAGCGACTATTAATAGTTACAATTACTGAAGAGGATTTGGCAAAATTCAAATGGCCATTATCTGATGCCACAATCAATCAGTTATTAACGAAACTTGAATCTTATCAACCCCGCGTTATTGGTTTAAATATTTATCGCTCAGATCAAGAAAATCTAGCGGCTGGAATTGCTAATCAGAAGAATATTGTTGCTACTTGTTTGTTAAGCAGTCAAGGTAGATCAGAAATTTCGCCGCCGCCCAATTTCCCTATCGATAATGTTGGTTATAATGATTTACTTTCTGATAACCAGGAAGACCAAATTGTTCGCCGGAGTTTATTATTTGCCGAACCAACTAATAGCAATAAATGTGCAACGCAATTTTCCTTTGCGGGTTTAATGGCAATTATTTATTTAGAAAAACAAGGAATAAATGTAGATTTTAAAGAAAAATATTTCCATCTTGGTAAAACCACTTTCCCTATCCTCACTGCTAATTCTGGTAGTTATGTAGGGACAGATGCGGCTGGTTATCAAACATTACTAAATTATCGCCACTCTAATCACCTAGCGCAAACAGTTACTCTTTCTCAAGTTTTCAACAATCAAATTAATCCCAACTGGGTTAAAGATAAGTTAGTCATTATTGGCACAACTGCTACTAGTATTTATCCGGGTGTATACACTCCCTACAGTGCTTCACCAGACCATCCCACTAGAACATCAAATTTATTTATTCATGCCCAAATAACCAGTCAAATTCTCAGTACGGTGTTAGATGGTAGACCATTAATTTGGTATTGGCCTGAGTGGCTGGAAATAATCTGGGTGTTGGCTTGGTCTTTGCTAGGTAGCTTTTTAGGCTGGCGGTGGGGACATCCCCTAATGCTGTTGGTTGTGGGAGGTGTAGTCCTCGCTATTTTAATAGGAATTTGCGGGGGTTTATTTTTAATTGCTGCTTGGATACCCTTAATTCCCCCAGCGACGGCCTTTGTATTTAGTAGTGTGGGGATGTTGGTTTATACAGCGTACAACACCCAAAAGCAAACTAAATTAATTATTCAGCAAGTTGAACAACAACAAGAAGCGATCGCTCAATTAAATATTCTCTTACAAGAAACTACCTCCGCCGCAGAAGCGACTAAAATTATTGACCAACATACCCACGCCGCAGCCACAATTACACAACCCGAAAAAAGAACTGGTGATTTACTGTTGGGTGGACGTTACCAAATTTCCAGAGTGTTGGGCGCTGGTGGATTTGGACGTACTTATTTAGCCAAAGATACTCAACGTCCGGGTAGTCCTACTTGTGTTGTCAAACAATTAATGCCGGCACGCCGAGACCCAAAATTTTTAGAAGTCGCCCGCAGATTATTTAATACCGAAGCTGAAATTTTAGAAGCTTTAGGGAAACATCCCCAAATCCCCGCCTTGCTGGCTTATTTTGAAGACCAACAGGAATTTTATTTAGTCGAAGAATACATTGCTGGACATACACTCCATGAAGAATTAGCACCTGTACATGGCACAAAAACCGAAACTTTTGTGATTGAAATGCTCAAAGGTGTATTAGAAGTTTTAGCATTTGTCCATGAACATCGAGTAATTCACCGAGATATTAAACCACATAATATTATTAGAAGCAATCAAGATAATCGCTTAGTTTTAATTGATTTTGGTGCAGTGAAATTAATGCAGCCACCAACTAGTGAACAAACAGAATTACCCACAGTTGCTATTGGTACAAGGGGCTATGCGCCACCAGAACAATTTGCCGGACATCCGCGCTTATCTAGTGATATTTATGCTTTGGGGATGATGGCAATTCAGGCGATTACTGGTATTTTGCCCCAAGAATTACAACCAGACCCAGACACAGGTAATATTATGTGGCAACCCAAAGCCCAAATCAGTGCTGAACTCAGAATAATTTTAGATAAAATGGTACGCTATCATTTTAGCGATCGCTATCAATCAGCCGCCGCAGTCCTCCAAGACTTAAACCAAATCACCGACAAATAA
- a CDS encoding VOC family protein translates to MTLEKEPKITGIYEVCIGVPDPIFAIQYWEQFGYRIGQVGQLPAAIAYQLYGVNSAVRSIRLYHQNADHGLIRLMVWQNPTNQGLGLASMKTKGNRWATTLTSDILTILNHAEEAKAAGFSVRYSIPYWEVIYNKERKSRPFIDQTVGVREMLLLQPLTRQVLFQRFGYTIPNYGHINEASVFKTSQFTHIGIIVQDDSKTSLKFYEEVLGLLRVRDDVETSYDSSAAGRDLFDLKPGEKFIVTTFDDPRSSQTDLMAARSGRLYIIRFPEAMNVESRFEAAQPGSLGMSLYTYRVQHIDEYCDRIKSSQVLNFTNIIENEFREKSFSFTAPDGYFWNLVENV, encoded by the coding sequence ATGACTCTCGAAAAAGAACCTAAAATAACAGGTATTTATGAAGTATGTATTGGGGTTCCCGACCCAATTTTTGCCATTCAATATTGGGAACAATTTGGTTATCGTATTGGGCAAGTTGGTCAATTACCTGCGGCGATAGCCTATCAATTATATGGTGTAAATTCTGCTGTGCGTTCCATTCGCTTATATCATCAAAACGCAGATCATGGGTTGATTCGGTTGATGGTTTGGCAAAATCCCACTAATCAAGGTTTGGGGTTAGCATCCATGAAAACCAAGGGAAATCGTTGGGCAACTACCCTCACCTCTGATATTTTAACAATTTTAAATCATGCCGAAGAAGCCAAAGCGGCTGGTTTCTCAGTGCGTTATAGTATTCCCTACTGGGAAGTAATTTACAACAAAGAACGCAAAAGCCGCCCTTTTATTGACCAAACTGTCGGGGTGCGAGAAATGTTACTACTCCAACCCTTAACTCGACAAGTTTTATTTCAAAGATTTGGTTACACCATCCCAAATTACGGACATATCAACGAAGCATCGGTATTTAAAACCAGCCAGTTTACCCATATAGGGATTATTGTTCAAGACGATAGCAAAACTAGCCTGAAGTTTTATGAGGAAGTTTTAGGTTTGTTGCGTGTGCGCGATGATGTGGAAACTAGCTATGATTCTTCAGCCGCAGGTCGAGATTTATTCGACCTCAAGCCAGGGGAAAAATTTATCGTCACAACCTTTGATGATCCCCGTTCTTCCCAAACTGACTTAATGGCGGCGCGGAGTGGGAGACTTTATATAATTCGCTTTCCCGAAGCGATGAACGTAGAATCACGGTTTGAAGCCGCCCAACCAGGAAGTTTAGGAATGTCGTTGTATACTTACCGTGTGCAGCATATCGATGAATACTGCGATCGCATCAAATCCAGTCAGGTGCTAAACTTTACAAACATCATCGAAAATGAGTTTCGAGAAAAAAGTTTTTCTTTCACCGCACCAGACGGCTATTTCTGGAATTTAGTAGAGAATGTATAG